In Aquimarina sp. TRL1, a single window of DNA contains:
- a CDS encoding MarR family winged helix-turn-helix transcriptional regulator: MEIPSKTIFYLIEKAIKEYRKFALKNIRAQVSDITIDQSLLLAFKQKYPEYSQQEIAELIFKDNASVTRMIESMVGKDYLRREIHAADRRKYDLQITEKGAEVLALIGPVIIANREEALEGISEEALENLETTLQKIITNCLQFQINKHDD; the protein is encoded by the coding sequence ATGGAGATTCCTTCTAAGACTATTTTTTACCTGATTGAGAAAGCAATTAAGGAGTACAGGAAGTTTGCCCTTAAGAATATCAGAGCTCAGGTTTCGGATATAACGATTGATCAATCCTTATTATTAGCTTTTAAACAGAAGTATCCGGAATACTCACAGCAAGAAATAGCTGAGTTGATTTTTAAGGATAATGCCTCGGTTACAAGAATGATAGAGTCGATGGTAGGCAAAGACTATCTGCGGCGGGAAATTCATGCGGCAGATCGAAGAAAATATGATCTTCAGATTACTGAAAAAGGAGCAGAGGTGTTAGCGCTTATAGGACCAGTTATTATAGCCAATAGAGAAGAAGCTTTAGAAGGGATATCTGAGGAAGCTTTAGAGAACTTAGAAACTACTTTACAAAAAATCATAACAAATTGCCTTCAATTTCAAATAAATAAGCATGATGATTAG